A window from Triticum aestivum cultivar Chinese Spring chromosome 6D, IWGSC CS RefSeq v2.1, whole genome shotgun sequence encodes these proteins:
- the LOC123144735 gene encoding ATP-dependent (S)-NAD(P)H-hydrate dehydratase isoform X2, with amino-acid sequence MWAASPAFRMQLFLLRSLVPTCVDDGHASSSYLRPRAMYATSADAESVIQRITPPLDRARHKGQTGSYLSMPICCSMKIQVDSKVVLLGSGGALFVCRVLNKFLEMYALHEGAHFCQFY; translated from the exons ATGTGGGCTGCCTCCCCGGCCTTCCGCATGCAGCTCTTCCTGCTCCGCTCTCTCGTGCCCACCTGCGTAGATGACGGCCACGCCTCCTCGAGCTATCTTCGTCCCCGCGCGATGTATGCAACATCGGCGGACGCGGAGTCGGTGATCCAGCGAATCACGCCTCCGCTCGATCGCGCAAGGCACAAGGGTCAGACAG GTTCTTATTTATCTATGCCTATATGTTGTTCCATGAAAATACAAGTAGACTCCAAGGTGGTGCTGCTTGGATCTGGGGGAGCACTG TTTGTGTGTAGGGTGCTTAATAAGTTTCTTGAGATGTATGCACTGCATGAAGGAGCACATTTCTGTCAATTTTACTAG
- the LOC123144735 gene encoding ATP-dependent (S)-NAD(P)H-hydrate dehydratase isoform X1, whose amino-acid sequence MWAASPAFRMQLFLLRSLVPTCVDDGHASSSYLRPRAMYATSADAESVIQRITPPLDRARHKGQTGSYLSMPICCSMKIQVDSKVVLLGSGGALVSHPFSATIPDFFVCSTYACCFRATPVYI is encoded by the exons ATGTGGGCTGCCTCCCCGGCCTTCCGCATGCAGCTCTTCCTGCTCCGCTCTCTCGTGCCCACCTGCGTAGATGACGGCCACGCCTCCTCGAGCTATCTTCGTCCCCGCGCGATGTATGCAACATCGGCGGACGCGGAGTCGGTGATCCAGCGAATCACGCCTCCGCTCGATCGCGCAAGGCACAAGGGTCAGACAG GTTCTTATTTATCTATGCCTATATGTTGTTCCATGAAAATACAAGTAGACTCCAAGGTGGTGCTGCTTGGATCTGGGGGAGCACTGGTGAGCCATCCCTTCTCCGCCACCATCCCTGATTTCTTTGTGTGCAGTACATATGCATGTTGTTTTAGAGCTACCCCCGTATACATCTGA
- the LOC123144735 gene encoding ATP-dependent (S)-NAD(P)H-hydrate dehydratase isoform X3, with amino-acid sequence MWAASPAFRMQLFLLRSLVPTCVDDGHASSSYLRPRAMYATSADAESVIQRITPPLDRARHKGQTGSYLSMPICCSMKIQVDSKVVLLGSGGALGA; translated from the exons ATGTGGGCTGCCTCCCCGGCCTTCCGCATGCAGCTCTTCCTGCTCCGCTCTCTCGTGCCCACCTGCGTAGATGACGGCCACGCCTCCTCGAGCTATCTTCGTCCCCGCGCGATGTATGCAACATCGGCGGACGCGGAGTCGGTGATCCAGCGAATCACGCCTCCGCTCGATCGCGCAAGGCACAAGGGTCAGACAG GTTCTTATTTATCTATGCCTATATGTTGTTCCATGAAAATACAAGTAGACTCCAAGGTGGTGCTGCTTGGATCTGGGGGAGCACTG GGTGCTTAA